The stretch of DNA ATTTCAGTAACAAGTCAATTTTTACATTCTTACTTTTATATTTAACACTTactaaatgaaaatttaattggcAGATCAAATCtcgaacaaaatcaatagtcaagagATCActtatagtaaaaataaaataaaataaaaaagtcaatgataaaaattggtaaatatcaatagtcaatgatcattcttagaattaataataataataataattcaataaataaaaataatagactTATGTCCTTAATttataagtcattttacatgttatctACTACATGTAGTAACtataactaatttaccaaaaatcattTTACGAACCGCTAATACTCTCAACTAGTTATAAATAACTAACACTATCAACTATAAGGTAATTGTCAAATACCTCAAAATGActaaatatatgtaatatgcCACTTCTGAAACCGCATGTGGTGATTAAATGTATTTGTTTTCTTAAAGGGCCATGCGAGCTATACATCCTTAAGTAGTTAAGTTTACCAGTCATAAACTAATTAATCACTCCATGATGTGACAAAATCATAGATATTAGTAAagttaagaataaaattaatcaCTCCATGATGtgatcttgtggtttagtgactCCAAGTTACACTCCCATGTGAGAGGTTGTGGGTTCTAGTAggcagtattgactctttgtactccGGTGGGTTAAGAAAacagttatgaacagatactgcattgtaacagagttagtggTACTCAAAATTaatacctaaaaaaaaattgttaacccaatggggtagttcaagtggcaagctaagtgagctctctttgtggggaagaatctGATTCCCCGGAGAAAGACCTcgtgaatttaaaaaaaaaaaaaaaacataaaattttgcCACATATAGAAATGTTAATTTGTGATTTGTAAAATTAGAAAAGATTAACATTTTCTTAAAAGGAAAATACTCAATAGTACCCTTTTAGTAACCAAATATTATTGGAtcgaataaataaaatacagatTTCACTTTtctcaacaaaaaaataaatacagatTTCActttctattttctctttaatttcatATCTTTAAAGCCAATAAATAATTTcccaaaataatcaataccaaTTTGATCTCCTTAAGTAAAAGACAACATTTTCACTGCtataaattgaaaatgaaatcaaCCACAATAATCAAAAACCAAAGAGATAATAGCAACAATGATCTCTTTGCCTCCATTAGCAATAAGGCTAGTCCTACTAAATCTAATGCTAATTGGGGTAGTGGTCAATGCCATTGACCTCAAGGCTATCTGCAAAACCACATTGTACCCAGATTCGTGCTTCAAAGGGCTCGCCCCAATTGTCGAGTCACGAGTTGACAACGTTGGACTCCCCGAAGTGCACAGGTTGTCCGTTGGATTAGCGATTGACGAGGTCTTGTTAGCCGCCAATGGATTCCTCAAATTAGAAGAGGAGTTCAAGAATGTGTCAAACGCCATGTCGTTAAGGGCACTCAAATTCTGTCGTGAAATGCTCCGTACCCGCGCGTTTACTAGTCTCAACGGTTGTTTGACCACGCCGCCTAATAACGGTAAACCGTCGACAACCGAAGCGTTCGAGGACCTCAAGACGTGGCTAACCGCCGCCGGGGCCTACCACCAGACGTGCATCGACGCGGTTGATGAGGCAAAGGATGAGGTACTGAAACACGCGGTTTTGGAGCGACTCAAGAGTTCCATAGAGTCGACAAGTAATAGTTTGACGATCTTGCGCGCATTTGAAGAGTCTTTGGTTGGTAAACGGCGACGGGGGATGGGTTTCGGTGGCATGTCGAAGTGGATTTCTGAGAGGGAGAGAAAGATACTCGAAAGTCGGGTGGATGATATACATGTTGACGTTGTGGTGGCTAAAGATGGGTCGGGAAGATTTAAAACTATTGGAGATGCACTTAAGGTCGTACCCAGTACTGGTGCTAGGTTCGTGATGTATATCAAAGCAGGAGTTTATAATGAGATTTTGAGAATTGATGCTAGCAAATCCAACCTTACCATGATTGGTGATGGGATGGACGCTACAATTGTTTCCGGCCACCTTTGCGCCGGTGGTGGCGTTGGAACATACGATTCCGCCACAGTTGGTAAATTCATTTCTCTCACCCTAACAACTTTTTCTCTCagaaaaaaaagtcaaataagtCACTAAGTTTTTTCTTGTTGTTGTGCAATTTTAGTAATTCACTGAACTTAAAAGAGTATGCAATCAAACCATAATATGTTTAATTAAGAtattctcaaattttttttcctatagaATTCGATTACATTGCTTACATGatactctatatatactaagagcatccataatggtggaggtttttttttttttttttttttgttttttttgttttaagtagtttttgtaagtgtgattaggaaagaaaaaatgagaagagataaaaaaaaaataaaacaaatctaattttaacccaaaaaaaaaacaatattagaAGGGAAAGATGTGCCCGACGCACTTGTGGCAGTCACTGGCTTGCTGACTGTCCAATTATCTTTAGTGGGTCCCACTAATCTGAAAAAACTATTCACTTGCAAACGAACCCCAATCTTCTCTTTCATGCTTTCTCTTTCCTCCATATCATTAAACATTGTtctaaaaatccaaaaaaaaacactaatagTTGTGCTCTTGAGTTGTCTTTTTCTCTACCATACTTGTCGggaataaagattaaaatatttttaactcaaaCTGCATTAAAagatattagaaaaattaaattttctaatTGCAAATACTTTATTTGTTTGATAGTTCGATTACACACTTTTTAAATTCAGTAACTCAATTGCACACAAAAAATAAGTCTAGTGGCTTTTGAGTGACTGAGAAAAACTCAACCACTATTTGAGGGTGTGTATTTGTATGATTTTGTAATTCTAGCagataaataattacaaatagaTAGAT from Ipomoea triloba cultivar NCNSP0323 chromosome 7, ASM357664v1 encodes:
- the LOC116025474 gene encoding pectinesterase-like, with protein sequence MISLPPLAIRLVLLNLMLIGVVVNAIDLKAICKTTLYPDSCFKGLAPIVESRVDNVGLPEVHRLSVGLAIDEVLLAANGFLKLEEEFKNVSNAMSLRALKFCREMLRTRAFTSLNGCLTTPPNNGKPSTTEAFEDLKTWLTAAGAYHQTCIDAVDEAKDEVLKHAVLERLKSSIESTSNSLTILRAFEESLVGKRRRGMGFGGMSKWISERERKILESRVDDIHVDVVVAKDGSGRFKTIGDALKVVPSTGARFVMYIKAGVYNEILRIDASKSNLTMIGDGMDATIVSGHLCAGGGVGTYDSATVDISGAGFIAKNMGFENTAGPKMGQSVALKVESDKAVFYQCKLASYQDTLLVQCNRQFFYKCKIYGTIDFIFGYSAAVFQNTDILIRNPSPYPVTIITAQGKYEPAASSAFSFIKCTISAAEDIGNVPTFLGRPWKDYSTTVFLYSDMGRLIDPKGWSPFDNKAPPGAIYYGEYKNSGRGSRTEQRVRWKGVHSRMRFAETIQFSVDALIDGKDWIPATGVPYTSDQNIKLIKSINSRKLIN